A section of the Sus scrofa isolate TJ Tabasco breed Duroc unplaced genomic scaffold, Sscrofa11.1 Contig1734, whole genome shotgun sequence genome encodes:
- the LOC110258255 gene encoding olfactory receptor 4C13-like, producing MKYMENRHNVTEFVLLGLTKNPTMQKVIFVVFLIVYIISMVGNVLTVVTITTSPLLKSPMYFFLAHLSFIDACYSCVNTPKLIVDSLHEKKTSPFNECMTQIFGEHLFAGADVIVLTAMAYDRYVAICKPLHYTTIMNWQVCWLLVGVSWVGGFLHATIQILFILRLPFCGPNIIDHFMCDLNPLLDLACTDTHTLGLFVAANSGFICLLIFLLLIGSYTVILHSLGTQRLEARQKALSTCVSHITVIILFFVPSIFVYMRPSATLPVDKAVAVFYTMISPMLNPLIYTLRNSEMKNAIRKFCGRKVISSDQ from the coding sequence ATGAAATACATGGAGAATAGGCACAACGTGACAGAATTTGTTCTACTGGGACTCACAAAGAATCCAACAATGCAGAAAGTcatatttgttgtgtttttgatCGTCTACATCATCTCTATGGTAGGAAATGTGCTCACCGTGGTCACCATCACTACCAGCCCATTGTTGAAgtcccccatgtactttttcctggctcatctctcttttattgatgCTTGCTATTCCTGTGTCAATACCCCTAAACTCATTGTAGATTCACtccatgaaaagaaaaccagCCCTTTCAATGAATGCATGACCCAGATCTTTGGGGAACATTTATTTGCAGGTGCTGATGTCATTGTGCTTACTgcaatggcctatgaccgctatgtggccatctgtaagccaTTGCATTATACAACTATCATGAATTGGCAGGTGTGTTGGCTATTAGTTGGAGTGTCATGGGTGGGAGGCTTTCTTCATGCAACCATACAGATCCTCTTCATCTTAAGATTGCCTTTCTGTGGTCCTAATATCATCGATCACTTTATGTGTGATCTAAATCCTTTGCTGGATCTTGCCTGCACTGATACCCACACTCTAGGGCTCTTTGTTGCTGCCAACAGTGGTTTTATCTGCCTGTTAATCTTCCTCCTCTTGATTGGCTCCTATACAGTCATTCTGCACTCTCTAGGGACCCAGAGATTAGAGGCAAGGCAAAAAGCCCTCTCTACCTGTGTCTCCCACATCACAGTGATCATCTTATTCTTTGTTCCCAGCATATTTGTGTACATGAGACCATCAGCTACTTTACCTGTTGATAAAGCAGTTGCTGTGTTCTACACAATGATAAGTCCCATGTTAAATCCCTTAATCTATACCCTGAGAAACTCTgagatgaaaaatgccattaggaaATTTTGTGGTAGGAAAGTGATTTCAAGTGATCAATAA